The Crassaminicella indica genomic interval CAGCAAGCATTATAATTGCTGTAAGTATATTTCGTGCTAATGCTACGTTGTGGGTATTTCTTAATTTTTTCAATTCCTTTATGGAATGTCCGTGAAGATCTGCTGTTACGATTGTTGGTCTACTCATTCATCTCATCTCCTAAGGGCTTTTTCCTTAGGGTGTGGAAAAAATCACTTAAAAATGCAGCATAGCCGAGAAATTAAACTGATTTATCTATAAACTTTTTGTGTTCAAAATATTGACATAAGCCCAAGAGATAAGAAAATAAAAATCTGGATTTCCTACCAGCTTTGTTAAAATCTTAGTTTACTATAATTTTTTATTAGTCATTTTGTTATCTTGCTCTTTAGATAATTCAAGTTCTTTGTCTATCTTTTTTTCTAATTCAATATATTCCGCTAAAGATTCTTTACCTTTAACATGCCTTGAACCTCTTTGCACTTCTTTCTTTTTGTTTTCTAAATTGCTTGAAACTGTATTGATATCCTCCGAACGAACAAATGGACATTTAGGATTATTATATTCTTCTGCTTTTTGTATTGCTTCTCTAGCATTTTCTTTTATATATCTATGTTCTACAATATTCAAAACTTTTTCCTCCTATATCTATTAAAAATAGTTTCATTGCTTACAACTTTTTATTTTAGATAAATCTAACAGTTAGTCTAATTCCCATTTTTTATTTTTTCAATTTTTCATAATAATTTATAATATATTCTCTTTAAACTTACTAACTAAATTACCTTATATTATTTTTACATGTTGGGCTTATGTCAATATTTTGGACACAAAAAATTTAACAAATTAAAAAGCTGACTTTAAATTATTCTCGAATTGGTCTGGAGTCATATAACCAATACTACTATGTATTCTATTTCTGCATTATGTTCATTTTTTTAATATATATATATTATACCAGTATTTTGATTACATCTGCATTAATTTTATAATTCAATTCACCTACGCTAACTAAAGTATTTGTCTAAAATAAATATCCACCAGCTTAGAGGTGGTTTTTCCTAAGCCCTATAAGGGCAACTTTCCAGCATATAAGTGATAACATAAGAATGTAAGAAAATGATCATATAAGAATGCACAATTACTGCAAAACAATATATAATTATCTCTGAAATTAATGGAGGTAATTATGATAATAAAAAATAATATAAATACAAATATAGAAATTAATACATTAGAAGATCTTCATAAACTGAAACCTTTCATGGAGGTAGGAAACTTGAAAGTGAATAAAAGCCAAATAGCAAGAGAATTAGGCGTTGATGCTCGTACTGTTAGTAAATATATAAATGGCTATACTAAGCCCACTACAAGAAATAGTTCATCCAAAATCGATAGATTTTATCCTATAATCAAAGAATTATTAAGCGATGAATCAATACAAGTATTTTATTATAAGCGTGTATTATGGCAATTCTTAAAAGACAATTATAGCCTTGATTGTGCTCAATCATCATTTCGTAGGTACATTTCTAAGCATGAAGAATTTAATAATTATTTTAAGAAAAGGCGAAAAAATTATGCATCTAGCGTTGCCCCTATGAGATATGAAACGTCCAAAGGACAACAAGCGCAAGTAGATTGGAAGGAGAACATGGAGTTTGTATTAAGCGATGGTGAGATAATTAAAATAAATATATTTGTGATTATCCTTTCTTACTCAAGATTCAGAGTTTATAGATTGTCACTTAGTAAAACACAAGATATTTTATTATCCTTCTTAAGCGAAGCTTTTGAAACCTTCGGAGGTGTCCCACATGAATTATTAACGGATAATATGAAAACAGTTATGGATGAACCAAGAACCAATTATTCAAAAGGAAAGGTAAATGCAAAATTTCAACAGTTTGCAAGCGACTATAATTTTAAGGTTTGTCCATGTATTGCTGGCAGACCCAATACAAAGGCAAAAGTAGAAGCTCCAATGAAGCTATTAGACGAGATACGTGCGTATAATGGAATGTTAAATTATGATAAATTAAATCAACTTGTAACAAAGCTTAACAATAGAATAAATAGTACATGTCATACTGCAACAGGTAAAATACCCATTTTACATTTAGAAAAAGAAAAAGACTCCTTATTTGAACTTCCTAGGGAACAAATAAGAAATCTTTATTCAATCACAACAGTATCTGTAACAGTAAATCCTCAAAGTATGATTCATTATAAATCAAACCAATACTCTGTACCCCCAGAATATATTGGAAAGAAGCTACAGCTACAAATATATGATGGTCAAATACACATTTATTATAACACAAATTTAGTTACTATTCATAAGGTGAAAAATCAAAAACTAAATTATCATCCACAGCATTATGTAGCAATTAGCTCTTTGACTTTAAATAATCCACTTGAGGAAATAGAAACGATTGCAAAAAATAACTTGAAGATGATAGGAGAGATATACCAGAATGAATAGTTCATACACACAATTAGTAAAAAACCTAGAATACTTGAAATTAAAACAAATGATTACACATCTAAATGATGTAATAGACTTTATAAACAAGAATAATCTTTCTTTTGTAGAAGGACTTACTAAACTGACAACCCATGAAATCGACTTCAAAGAAGCAAATATGATTCGTTCAATGGTAAAAGTAGGGGCTTTCCCTCATACAAAGGAAATCAAGGATTTTGACTTTGATTTTCAACCAAGTATTAATAAGCAACAAATTTTAGATTTTGCAACTCTACGGTTCTTAGAATCGAAAGAAAATATTGTATTTCTAGGCTCTAGTGGGGTTGGTAAAACACATTTAGCTACTTCAATAGGCATTGCAGCAGCTAAAAAAAGATATAGTACATATTTTATAAAATGCCACGATCTTCTTCAGCAATTGAAGAAAGCTAAACTAGAAAATAGACTTGACGCTAGGTTAAAACATTTTGCTAAATATAAATTGTTAATTATTGATGAATTAGGGTACCTTCCAATCGATAAAGATGATTCAAAGCTATTTTTTCAACTGATAGATATGAGATATGAGAAAAAAAGTACTATCCTTACAACAAACATAAACTTTAATAATTGGGATGAAGTTTTCTATGATGCAATAATAGCTAGTGCTATTTTAGACCGAATTCTACATCATGCTCACATTATTTCTATTAGTGGAAAATCATATAGACTAAAAGATCATTTTAAACAAGATGCTGAGTAAAAAACTACATTTTTAAATGATCAAAAAGTTACATTCTTAGCTTGACATTTATAGCCTTTTTATTTCTTCCTACTGTATCTACATAATGTCCTCTACACCAGAAATGTCTATTCCCATATCTATATTTTAAGTTTGCAAACTTTTCAAATATCATTAAACTACTTTTCCCCTTTAAATAGCCTACAAAACCTGACACACTCATTTTTGGTGGAATTGAAACTAACATATGTATATGATCAACACATGCATTTGCTTCAATTATTTGAACTCCTTTCCAATCACATAACTGTCTTAATAGCTTTCCTATTTCTGCTTTCTTTTTTCCATAAATCTCTTTTCTTCTAAATTTAGGTGAAAAAACTATATGATACTTACAATTCCATTTTGTATGTGATAAACTAGTACTATCCATATAGGATACCTCCTTTGATTTTAGAATCAACTGGCGAAACCTATTCTATTTTATCAAAAGGAGGTTTTATTTTTCTGCTCATCGCTAAAGCTTTTCAGAACTCACTCGAACAGATGCATGTCCTAGCAATCTGGAAACAACATGAATATTTTTATTAATTTCTAAAGATTTTACTGCAAAATAATGTCTTGCAGTATGAGGGGAGCACCTCACTTTTTCTCTTATTTTACATTCTTTTTTTACTTTTTTAAAAATATGTTCAATCGCACTCACTGTAAGTGCTTGTCCTGTTCGGCTGATAAATAGATTATCACTAAATTCACTATCTGTAGTTTTATCATATGCTTTTCTTATTTTTAAATATCTATTTATATATTTTTTGAGTGGTACACTCAAAGACACAAATCTCTGTTTATTTCCTTTTCCATTTATTAAAATTCTGTCTTTTTCTACATCTTTAAGTTTAATATCAATTAATTCAGAACATCTTACTCCTGTATCAAAAAATAAACTCAACATAGTTTTATTTCTAGCATTTAAAAACGTACATAAATCAAAATAATTAATTATTCTTTGAACTTCTTCATCATTGAAAATAATTTTAATTTCTTTGCTTTCATTGATTGTCTTTATGTTGTTCATCGGATTTTTAACAATATATTCTTCTTGCTCACAAAAATTAAAAAATACTTTTAAATTTCTTTTTAGAACATTAATATACCCACTTTTACATCCTTTATCAATTTTTGATTTTAAAAAATGTTTTACATGAACACTTTTAATTCTTGATATTTTTTCAATTTCTAATTCATTTTTACAATACAGCAAAAAATCAGTTATAATATTTTTGTAACTCTTTAATGTTTTTGGAGATAATTTTCTATACTCGCAATCAAATAAAAAATCTTCTAGTTCTAATTTCATAAAAAATATCACACCTTTCATTATTTTAAAAAGTGTGATATATCATAATTCAAACGTATTTTTCACCTAAGTTATTTATCTCAATTAAGGTAAATATTACTATTATTTTTAACATCACCATGCTTATACCCATTGAAATAACTTAATTTCATTTGTTTTATTCACAATCCCAGTTATGATAGATTTGTTGTACGTCATCATCATCTTCGAGCATATCTATAAGCTTATTCATAGATTTGATTTGTCCTTCATCATCAAGCTTTACTGTTGTTTGAGGAATCATATTTACATCAGCTTCTAAGAATACATATCCTTTTTCAGCTAGTGCATTTTTTACATCATAAAAATCCTCCGGAGCTGATAAAATTTCATACACTGCTTCATCATCTGTTATAAAATCTTCTGCTCCTGCTTCTAATGCTGCTTCCATTAGTTCATCCTCATTGTATTCGTCTTTCTTTTCAATAAGGATTTGTCCCTTTTTATCAAACATAAAGCTTACACAGCCTGGAGTTCCTAAATTTCCACCATTTTTATCAAAGTAGTATCTCATATTGCTTCCTGTTCTATTTCTATTATCTGTAAGTGCTTCTACAATAACCGCAATACCATTTGGTCCATATCCTTCATATGTGATTCTTTCAAAATTATCACCGTCTGTTCCACCTGCACCTTTCTTAATAGCTCTATTGATATTGTCATTTGGCATATTAATAGATTTTGCTTTATCTATTGCATTCTTAAGTGCTGCATTATACTCTGGATCTGCTCCACCTTCTCTTGCAGCAACAATAATCAATCTTGCATATTTTGTGAACATCTGAGCTCTTTTAGCATCTTGTTTGTTTTTTCTGTTCACAATAGTTCCGTGTCTACCCATATATTTTATCACTCCTTAATCCTTCTAAGCAATTTACAAACCTAATTCTATCATAAAATGAAATTTAAGTAAATAAACGACAAAGCCTCATACATACAATCCTTCTACAATAGCAACTCCCTTAGCATATCAGGTCTTAACTCAAAAAACCTGATTATCTCAGGTTTTTTGTTAAACAATATTTAAATATTTTTCAAGCTCTAATATTCTCTCTTTACACATTGGCTCAATCCCATCTAATTTATAAGGGATTCCCATTTTTTTGTACTTATTAACCCCCAAATTATGATATGGAAGCAACTCAATTTTTTCCACATTTTTAAACTCCCTTATCATATTTTTAAGCTGCTTTATATGATCTTTGCTATCTGTTATTCCTGGAACAACCACATGTCTTATCCATAATTTCATATGAGCATTTACAACTGCTTCCTTAAATCTTTCAAAGCTTTCAATATTTCTACCTGTTAATTTCTTATATCCTGTATCATTTACATGTTTTATATCTAAAATTACTAAATCTGTATATTTTAATATTTCTTCATATTTTCCTTTTCCAAAACCAGCAGTATCTATGGCTGTGTGAATATTATTCTCTTTACATAATTTCAAAAAATCTATTAAAAACTCAGGCTGCATAAGTGGATCTCCTCCTGAACAGGTTACCCCTCCTCCTGAAGCCTTAAAATATGGTTTAAATCTTAATATAATTTTCATTAATTCATTTACTGTTATCTCTTCTCCTTTATGAATATCCCAAGTATCTGGGTTATGACAATAAACACATCTTAATTTGCAACCTTGAAAAAACACTACCGTTCTTATACCCGGACCGTCTACAAGTCCCATGCTCTCTATTGAATGAATTCTTCCTATCATATAGTTCCCTCTATATGACCATATTCTTATGGAATGTTCTACTGATCACTTCTAATTGCTGTTTTCTCGTAAGTCTATTAAAATTAACAGCATATCCAGATACTCTGATAGTTAATGAAGGATATTTTTCTGGATAATTCATAGCATCTATGAGTGTTTCTCTATTTAATACATTTACATTCAAATGATGTGCACCTTGAGAAAAATATCCGTCTAATATGCATACTAAATTATTCACTCTAGTATATACATCTTTACCTAAAGCTTCAGGTACAATTGTAAATGTATTTGAAACACCATCTTGACAAACATCCTTATAAGGAATCTTTGCAACAGAATTGAGTGATGCTAAAGCACCACTTTTATCTCTTCCATGCATAGGATTTGCTCCCGGTGCAAAAGCTTCTCCCATCTTTCTTCCATCTGGTGTTGCACCTGTCTTTTCACCATATACCACATTTGAGGTGATCGTGAGTACTGATAAAGTATGCTCTGCACCTCGATATGTCTTATGCTTCTTTAATTCTTTGATAAACTTTTTCACTATTTCAACAGCAATTCCATCTACTCGATCATCATCATTTCCATACATAGGAAATTCTCCATCTATTTCAAAATCTACTGCTATGCCGCTCTTTCTTATTGGTTTTACTTTTGCATGTTTTATTGCACTCAATGAATCTGCTACTACTGAGAGTCCAGCTACTCCAAAGGCCATAATTCTTCCTACATCTGTATCATGTAAACTCATTTGCCCTGCTTCATAAGCATATTTATCATGCATATAGTGAATAATATTCATAGTATTTACATAGAGCTTTGCTACATATTCTAAAACCTTAAAATAATTTTCTTTCACTTTATTATAATCTAATACATCATCTTCAATCTTTTCAATTTCTGGCACAACTAAAATTTCTTTTTTCTCATCTATTCCACCATTGATTGCATATAAAAGAGCTTTTGCAAGATTGCATCTCGCCCCAAAAAACTGCATCTGCTTTCCTAACTTCATTGCTGAAACACAACAAGCAATCCCATAATCATCTCCATAAATAGGTCTCATAATATCATCATTCTCATACTGAATAGAATCTGTCATAATAGACATTTTTGCACAATATCTCTTGAATTTTTCCGGAAGCTTTTCAGACCACAACACAGTCATATTTGGTTCTGATGCTGGAGCTAAATTTGTTAGTGTATGCAAAAACCTGAAAGAAGTTTTTGTAACCAAAGTTTTTCCATTTATCCCCATTCCTCCTATAGCCTCCGTAATCCAATTAGGATCACCTGCAAACAATTCATTATACTCTGGCGTTCTTAAATGTCTTACCATTCTAAGCTTTATTATAAATTGATCAATGATTTCCTGAGCCTCTTTTTCACATATAATACCCTTTTTAAAATCTCTCTCAATATATATATCAATAAAAGCGCTTGTTCTCCCAAGCGACATAGCGGCACCATTATTCTCTTTTATGGCAGCCAAATACCCAAAATATATAAACTGAACCGCTTCTTTAGCATTTTGGGCAGGTCTTGAAATATCTATTCCGTAAGAGAGTGCCATATTTTTTATTTTTTTTAATGCTTTTATTTGTTCTGCTACCTCTTCTCTCTTTCTTATTAATGCTTCATCCATGACACCATTTAAATCAGCAAGATCCTTTATTTTTTCATTTACTAAAAAATCTATCCCATATAGAGGAATTCTTCTATAATCTCCTATAATTCTTCCTCTTCCATAAGCATCAGGAAGTCCTGTTAAAAGTCCTGCCGATCTTGCTATTTTTATCTCCTCTGAATATACATCAAAAACTCCCTGATTATGAGTTTTTCTATAATTTTGAAATACTTCATACATTCCACTATCCATTTCATATCCATAAGCCTCAAGAGCAGACTTTGCCATTCTAATACCACCAAAAGGATTGACTATTCTCTTTAATGGCTTATCTGTCTGAAGTCCTACAATAACCTCATTTTCTTTATCTATATAACCTTGTTTAAAGCTATCTATTCCTGAAATATTTTTTATATCAATATCTAATACACCTTTTTTTAATTCTACTAAACACAGTTTTTTACAAATTCCCCATACCTTTTCAGTTTTTTGTGTCGTTTCCGCCAAAAAGCTTTCATCTCCTTCATAAGGAGTATAGTTTTTTTGTATAAAGCTTCTTACATCTACTTCTTTTGTCCAATTTCCTTCTATAAATCCTGTCCATTCTCTTCTCAACCTAAAATTCCCTCCCTGACATAGATTAACAAGTCCGAGGTATCAAAAAAACATAAAGACCCCCTGGACTTGTCGCCCAGGCGGTCGGCATTTCTCAAAATCACACTCCCATGTGGTTTATTCCACTTCCGCCAGTCATGTGATCTGTTTCATAAAAATAATCAATTTTGTATTTTTATCATACCAATAGACGCATTTTTTGTCAATAATTTGGGAAAAATAATTTTTTCATAAATATTGGTAAATAATTTAATAGAGGAAATACGATTAATATATTGAACTTTATAAATCAAAATCTATATAAAGGAGAACTAAAAATGAAAATAGATATACCAAAAGAACCTGCAATAATTCTTCATTTATTAAATAATCATGGCTTTGATGCCTATGTAGTTGGTGGTTGTGTTAGAGATGCTTTACTAAAAAGAAAACCCCAAGATTGGGACATCTGTACTAATGCACGACCAGAGGAAATAATTCATATTTTTACTAGTTATTCATTAAAGGTACTAAAAACAGGTATAAAGCATGGAACAGTTACAGTACTTTTTCATGGAAAACATTTTGAAATTACTACATATAGAATTGATGGAAATTACTTAGACAATAGAAGACCTGATAAAGTCATATTTACCGATTATATTAAAGAAGATTTATCAAGACGTGATTTTACTATAAATGCTATGGCCTATCATCCTAAAAAAGGATTAGTAGATAATTTTAATGGACAAAGCGATTTAAAGAAAAAAATTATAAAATGTGTAGGAGAACCTAAAAAAAGGTTTGAAGAAGATGCCTTAAGAATCTTAAGAGGTATTCGATTTACCGCACAATTAGATTTTCATTTAGAGGAAACAACAAAAAATGCTATGTACTTGAAAAGAAAGCTTATTCAAAATATCAGCAAAGAAAGGATAAGAGATGAAATAGTGAAAATACTTTTAGCCCATAAGCCTTCAAATGGTATACTTCTTTTAAGTGATCTACATTTATTAGAATTTATAATACCTGAATTTAAAAATATTCCTAAAGATCTATTTAATCGTATATTATTCTTATTAGACAATACACCTAAAATATTAGAAATTCGACTGTCAGCATTCTTATTTTATATCAATCTTTTTTTGAATAATCCTCTAACAGTAAATAATATATTAAAAAATTTAAAGTTTGATAATAAAACAATCAATAATGTATGTTTATTAATCTATGAAAGCTTATATACACCTGATTTTTCTAGTATTAAAGATATAAAAAAATTTATGATAAGAATTGGAATAAAAAATTTAGAAAATTTTTGGGCACTTAAAATAGCACTCATCAAGGAATCACAAGCACATAGTGATTTTTCTAATATTTTAAATGTAAAAAATACAGTCGAAAAAATATTAAAAGAAAAGCATCCTTTAGAGCTAAAAGATTTACAAATTACTGGTAATGACCTCATATCACTTGGCATTCCTCAAGGAAAACAGGTAGGCATATTATTAGAACAGCTTCTTGATAAGGTTCTAGAAAATCCAAATTTGAATGAAAAGGATCAATTACTTAAAATAGCAAAAAATTATAAACCCTCTATTTCATGAGGGTTCATTTCAAGTATTATTTTTTTTATGCTTTGATATAAAATAGCATAAAGAATAAAATGCTACTAAACTTAATCCTGCTATAAGACCCAAGCCTTGTCCTTTAATCAATGGCATACTTCCAATAATTGCAATCAACAAAATAATGGCAATCCATGATGTATATGGATACCCAATAAGTTGACAATTTCCTCTTGGTGGACATCCTTCACATTTCCGAAATTTATAATGTGTTGCCAAAATAATAAGATAAGTAAATAATAATGAAAATCCTCCTGAACTAATTAAAAATAAATAAACCTTCTTTGGTAGTATAAAAGACATTCCAAGTGCTAACAACATGGCAACTCCTGAAAATATTATCCCTCTATAAGGTACATCTGTTTTATCCTTTACCCATACTGGTGCATAACCTTCATCTGCTAAAGAACGTATCATTC includes:
- the istB gene encoding IS21-like element helper ATPase IstB, whose protein sequence is MNSSYTQLVKNLEYLKLKQMITHLNDVIDFINKNNLSFVEGLTKLTTHEIDFKEANMIRSMVKVGAFPHTKEIKDFDFDFQPSINKQQILDFATLRFLESKENIVFLGSSGVGKTHLATSIGIAAAKKRYSTYFIKCHDLLQQLKKAKLENRLDARLKHFAKYKLLIIDELGYLPIDKDDSKLFFQLIDMRYEKKSTILTTNINFNNWDEVFYDAIIASAILDRILHHAHIISISGKSYRLKDHFKQDAE
- a CDS encoding CCA tRNA nucleotidyltransferase; the encoded protein is MKIDIPKEPAIILHLLNNHGFDAYVVGGCVRDALLKRKPQDWDICTNARPEEIIHIFTSYSLKVLKTGIKHGTVTVLFHGKHFEITTYRIDGNYLDNRRPDKVIFTDYIKEDLSRRDFTINAMAYHPKKGLVDNFNGQSDLKKKIIKCVGEPKKRFEEDALRILRGIRFTAQLDFHLEETTKNAMYLKRKLIQNISKERIRDEIVKILLAHKPSNGILLLSDLHLLEFIIPEFKNIPKDLFNRILFLLDNTPKILEIRLSAFLFYINLFLNNPLTVNNILKNLKFDNKTINNVCLLIYESLYTPDFSSIKDIKKFMIRIGIKNLENFWALKIALIKESQAHSDFSNILNVKNTVEKILKEKHPLELKDLQITGNDLISLGIPQGKQVGILLEQLLDKVLENPNLNEKDQLLKIAKNYKPSIS
- the pflA gene encoding pyruvate formate-lyase-activating protein, whose translation is MGRIHSIESMGLVDGPGIRTVVFFQGCKLRCVYCHNPDTWDIHKGEEITVNELMKIILRFKPYFKASGGGVTCSGGDPLMQPEFLIDFLKLCKENNIHTAIDTAGFGKGKYEEILKYTDLVILDIKHVNDTGYKKLTGRNIESFERFKEAVVNAHMKLWIRHVVVPGITDSKDHIKQLKNMIREFKNVEKIELLPYHNLGVNKYKKMGIPYKLDGIEPMCKERILELEKYLNIV
- a CDS encoding tyrosine-type recombinase/integrase, which encodes MKLELEDFLFDCEYRKLSPKTLKSYKNIITDFLLYCKNELEIEKISRIKSVHVKHFLKSKIDKGCKSGYINVLKRNLKVFFNFCEQEEYIVKNPMNNIKTINESKEIKIIFNDEEVQRIINYFDLCTFLNARNKTMLSLFFDTGVRCSELIDIKLKDVEKDRILINGKGNKQRFVSLSVPLKKYINRYLKIRKAYDKTTDSEFSDNLFISRTGQALTVSAIEHIFKKVKKECKIREKVRCSPHTARHYFAVKSLEINKNIHVVSRLLGHASVRVSSEKL
- a CDS encoding YebC/PmpR family DNA-binding transcriptional regulator is translated as MGRHGTIVNRKNKQDAKRAQMFTKYARLIIVAAREGGADPEYNAALKNAIDKAKSINMPNDNINRAIKKGAGGTDGDNFERITYEGYGPNGIAVIVEALTDNRNRTGSNMRYYFDKNGGNLGTPGCVSFMFDKKGQILIEKKDEYNEDELMEAALEAGAEDFITDDEAVYEILSAPEDFYDVKNALAEKGYVFLEADVNMIPQTTVKLDDEGQIKSMNKLIDMLEDDDDVQQIYHNWDCE
- the pflB gene encoding formate C-acetyltransferase, which codes for MRREWTGFIEGNWTKEVDVRSFIQKNYTPYEGDESFLAETTQKTEKVWGICKKLCLVELKKGVLDIDIKNISGIDSFKQGYIDKENEVIVGLQTDKPLKRIVNPFGGIRMAKSALEAYGYEMDSGMYEVFQNYRKTHNQGVFDVYSEEIKIARSAGLLTGLPDAYGRGRIIGDYRRIPLYGIDFLVNEKIKDLADLNGVMDEALIRKREEVAEQIKALKKIKNMALSYGIDISRPAQNAKEAVQFIYFGYLAAIKENNGAAMSLGRTSAFIDIYIERDFKKGIICEKEAQEIIDQFIIKLRMVRHLRTPEYNELFAGDPNWITEAIGGMGINGKTLVTKTSFRFLHTLTNLAPASEPNMTVLWSEKLPEKFKRYCAKMSIMTDSIQYENDDIMRPIYGDDYGIACCVSAMKLGKQMQFFGARCNLAKALLYAINGGIDEKKEILVVPEIEKIEDDVLDYNKVKENYFKVLEYVAKLYVNTMNIIHYMHDKYAYEAGQMSLHDTDVGRIMAFGVAGLSVVADSLSAIKHAKVKPIRKSGIAVDFEIDGEFPMYGNDDDRVDGIAVEIVKKFIKELKKHKTYRGAEHTLSVLTITSNVVYGEKTGATPDGRKMGEAFAPGANPMHGRDKSGALASLNSVAKIPYKDVCQDGVSNTFTIVPEALGKDVYTRVNNLVCILDGYFSQGAHHLNVNVLNRETLIDAMNYPEKYPSLTIRVSGYAVNFNRLTRKQQLEVISRTFHKNMVI
- the istA gene encoding IS21 family transposase, yielding MIIKNNINTNIEINTLEDLHKLKPFMEVGNLKVNKSQIARELGVDARTVSKYINGYTKPTTRNSSSKIDRFYPIIKELLSDESIQVFYYKRVLWQFLKDNYSLDCAQSSFRRYISKHEEFNNYFKKRRKNYASSVAPMRYETSKGQQAQVDWKENMEFVLSDGEIIKINIFVIILSYSRFRVYRLSLSKTQDILLSFLSEAFETFGGVPHELLTDNMKTVMDEPRTNYSKGKVNAKFQQFASDYNFKVCPCIAGRPNTKAKVEAPMKLLDEIRAYNGMLNYDKLNQLVTKLNNRINSTCHTATGKIPILHLEKEKDSLFELPREQIRNLYSITTVSVTVNPQSMIHYKSNQYSVPPEYIGKKLQLQIYDGQIHIYYNTNLVTIHKVKNQKLNYHPQHYVAISSLTLNNPLEEIETIAKNNLKMIGEIYQNE